From a region of the Streptomyces sp. NBC_00193 genome:
- a CDS encoding HAD family hydrolase, with amino-acid sequence MTVLVASDLDRTLIYSTAALGLTMPDPVAPRLLCVEVHESKPLSYMTETAAGLLAELSADPGAVFVPTTTRTRKQYQRIRFPGRPAKYAICANGGQLLVDGVPDRDWRRQVAARLAAESVPLEEMHAHLMSVTDPAWLRKARVAEDLFAYLVVERALVPAEWVKALTEWSEARGWTISLQGRKIYAVPRPLTKSAAMQEVARRTGATSTLAAGDSLLDADLLLAADTAWRPGHGELADAGWTAPHVTALAQAGVLAGEEIVRAFTREVARLGTPAA; translated from the coding sequence GTGACCGTCCTCGTAGCCAGTGACCTCGACCGTACGCTCATCTACTCGACGGCCGCGCTCGGCCTGACCATGCCCGACCCGGTGGCCCCGCGGCTGCTGTGCGTGGAGGTGCACGAGAGCAAGCCGCTGTCGTACATGACCGAGACGGCGGCGGGGCTGCTGGCGGAGCTGTCGGCCGACCCGGGAGCGGTGTTCGTCCCGACCACCACCCGGACCCGCAAGCAGTACCAGCGCATCCGCTTCCCCGGGCGTCCGGCGAAGTACGCGATCTGCGCCAACGGCGGCCAGCTGCTGGTGGACGGGGTCCCGGACCGGGACTGGCGCCGCCAGGTCGCGGCGCGGCTCGCCGCGGAGTCCGTCCCGCTGGAGGAGATGCACGCGCACCTGATGTCCGTCACCGACCCGGCGTGGCTGCGCAAGGCGCGGGTGGCGGAGGACCTGTTCGCGTACCTGGTCGTGGAGCGGGCCCTGGTCCCCGCGGAGTGGGTCAAGGCGCTGACGGAATGGTCCGAGGCACGCGGCTGGACCATCTCCCTCCAGGGCCGGAAGATCTACGCCGTCCCGCGGCCGCTGACCAAGAGCGCGGCGATGCAGGAGGTGGCCCGGCGCACGGGGGCCACGAGCACGCTGGCCGCCGGCGACTCGCTGCTCGACGCGGACCTGCTGCTCGCGGCCGACACGGCCTGGCGGCCGGGCCACGGCGAGCTGGCCGACGCGGGCTGGACGGCGCCGCACGTGACGGCGCTGGCCCAGGCGGGCGTGCTGGCCGGTGAGGAGATCGTGCGCGCGTTCACCCGCGAAGTGGCCCGACTCGGCACACCCGCCGCCTGA
- a CDS encoding O-methyltransferase, translating into MTKGNSTKITDELYQYMLAHNPPLDEVQRGLVATTYEVFPDAAGMQSAEEQGPLLAFLVRLTGARHIVEIGTFTGFSSLSMAQAMPADGRLIACDVSEEWTAYAREAWAKAGVADRIDLRIAPALETLRAMPAEPHIDMAYMDADKQSQIAYWEELVPRLRPGALLVTDNTLYHGQVLDPAATGGAAGVQAYNDHVVADPRMESVLLAISDGITLSRKR; encoded by the coding sequence ATGACCAAGGGCAACAGCACCAAGATCACAGACGAGCTCTACCAGTACATGCTCGCGCACAACCCCCCGCTGGACGAGGTCCAGCGGGGGCTGGTGGCGACGACGTACGAGGTGTTCCCGGACGCGGCCGGCATGCAGTCGGCGGAGGAACAGGGGCCGCTGCTGGCCTTCCTGGTCCGGCTGACCGGCGCGCGGCACATCGTGGAGATCGGCACCTTCACCGGCTTCTCGTCCCTGTCGATGGCGCAGGCCATGCCGGCGGACGGCCGCCTCATCGCGTGCGACGTCTCGGAGGAGTGGACGGCGTACGCGCGCGAGGCCTGGGCGAAGGCCGGGGTCGCGGACCGCATCGACCTGCGGATCGCGCCCGCGCTGGAGACGCTGCGCGCGATGCCGGCGGAGCCGCACATCGACATGGCGTACATGGACGCGGACAAGCAGAGCCAGATCGCCTACTGGGAGGAGCTCGTCCCGCGGCTGCGCCCGGGCGCGCTCCTCGTCACGGACAACACGCTGTACCACGGCCAGGTGCTGGACCCGGCGGCGACCGGTGGGGCGGCGGGGGTCCAGGCCTACAACGACCACGTCGTCGCGGACCCCCGCATGGAGTCGGTGCTGCTGGCGATCTCCGACGGCATCACCCTGTCCCGCAAGCGCTAG
- a CDS encoding zinc ribbon domain-containing protein produces MPRYEFRCRTCEDVFEVSRPMAESSAPADCPAGHSDTVKLLSAVAVGGSSAAPAAPMGGGGGCCGGGGCG; encoded by the coding sequence ATGCCCCGTTATGAATTCCGCTGCCGGACCTGCGAAGACGTCTTCGAGGTCAGCCGGCCCATGGCCGAGTCCTCCGCGCCCGCCGACTGCCCCGCCGGGCACTCCGATACCGTCAAGCTGCTCTCCGCCGTAGCCGTCGGCGGGAGCAGCGCAGCCCCCGCCGCGCCCATGGGCGGTGGCGGAGGCTGCTGTGGTGGGGGCGGCTGCGGCTAG
- a CDS encoding sugar kinase: protein MTGTTALTGTGTAPEVLTFGETMLALRGSGPLRLGGSMEVSVAGAESNVAIGLARLGHAVRWAGAVGEDEAGELVLRTLRAEGVDVSGASRDDGGAPTGLMIAEPRLPEVTRVHYHRAGSAGSRLKACSLERAFTAAPPKVLHLTGITPALSRSARSACTLALRLAAEHSALVCLDVNFRSRLWSSEVAAEVLRGWAPAVDVLIASDDELPLCLPAEAPGDPADPADPADPALRAKELLALGVGEVVVKLGAAGATAYTDDGRTVHAPARPVRAVDTVGAGDAFVAGYLSAFLDGSTTEARLDRAVTTGAFAVASRGDWEGAPTRAELGLLSAPAGTVVR from the coding sequence GTGACGGGGACCACGGCCCTGACCGGGACCGGCACCGCCCCCGAGGTGCTCACCTTCGGGGAGACGATGCTCGCCCTGCGCGGCAGCGGGCCGCTGCGCCTCGGCGGGTCCATGGAGGTCTCCGTCGCGGGCGCCGAGTCGAACGTCGCGATCGGCCTGGCCCGGCTCGGGCACGCGGTCCGCTGGGCGGGTGCGGTCGGCGAGGACGAAGCCGGTGAGCTGGTCCTACGGACCCTGCGCGCCGAGGGCGTCGACGTCTCCGGAGCCTCCCGCGACGACGGCGGGGCCCCAACCGGGCTGATGATCGCGGAGCCCAGGCTGCCGGAGGTCACGCGGGTGCACTACCACCGCGCGGGCTCGGCGGGCTCCCGCCTCAAGGCGTGCTCCCTGGAGCGGGCCTTCACCGCGGCCCCGCCGAAGGTGCTGCACCTGACCGGGATCACCCCGGCGCTCTCCCGCTCGGCCCGCTCGGCCTGCACCCTCGCCCTGCGCCTCGCGGCCGAGCACTCGGCGCTGGTCTGCCTGGACGTGAACTTCCGGTCCCGGCTGTGGTCCTCGGAGGTGGCTGCGGAGGTGCTGCGCGGGTGGGCGCCGGCGGTGGACGTGCTCATCGCCTCCGACGACGAACTCCCCCTGTGCCTCCCGGCGGAGGCCCCTGGCGACCCGGCCGACCCGGCAGACCCCGCCGACCCGGCCCTCCGGGCGAAGGAACTCCTCGCCCTCGGTGTCGGCGAGGTGGTCGTCAAACTCGGCGCGGCCGGCGCGACGGCCTACACGGACGACGGCCGGACGGTGCACGCCCCGGCCCGGCCCGTCCGCGCGGTCGACACGGTCGGTGCGGGGGACGCCTTCGTGGCGGGATACCTCTCGGCGTTCCTCGACGGGTCCACGACCGAGGCCCGCCTGGACCGTGCGGTCACCACGGGCGCCTTCGCGGTGGCCTCCCGGGGCGACTGGGAGGGCGCACCAACGCGTGCCGAGCTCGGCCTCCTGTCCGCCCCCGCGGGCACGGTGGTCCGCTGA
- a CDS encoding bifunctional 4-hydroxy-2-oxoglutarate aldolase/2-dehydro-3-deoxy-phosphogluconate aldolase, with translation MEFGAALRQERLVAIVRGRDAEASFRTVMTLVEEGVPLIEVSLSGTDALDVIGRARKELGDEAWLGAGTVLTAEDAQRAADAGANLMVTPGLGAGVDESVRQGLPVLAGVITPTEVIAADAAGACALKLFPGTIGGPAYLRALRAPFPDLPFVPVGGVDAAAAAEYLSSGAVAVGVGSPLIGDAADGGDLLALRRRAAQFKAACA, from the coding sequence ATGGAGTTCGGCGCAGCGCTGCGACAGGAGCGGCTCGTCGCCATCGTCCGCGGACGGGACGCGGAGGCGTCCTTCCGCACCGTCATGACCCTCGTCGAGGAGGGCGTCCCGCTCATCGAGGTCTCCCTCAGCGGGACCGACGCGCTGGACGTCATCGGCCGGGCCCGCAAGGAGCTCGGCGACGAGGCCTGGCTCGGGGCCGGTACGGTCCTGACCGCCGAGGACGCCCAGCGGGCGGCCGACGCCGGAGCCAACCTGATGGTCACCCCGGGCCTCGGCGCCGGCGTGGACGAATCCGTCCGGCAGGGGCTGCCGGTACTGGCCGGGGTCATCACCCCGACCGAGGTCATCGCGGCCGACGCGGCGGGGGCCTGCGCGCTCAAGCTGTTCCCCGGCACGATCGGCGGACCGGCGTACCTGCGGGCCCTGCGCGCTCCCTTCCCCGACCTGCCGTTCGTACCGGTCGGCGGGGTGGACGCGGCCGCCGCGGCCGAGTACCTGTCCTCCGGCGCGGTGGCCGTCGGCGTGGGCTCCCCGCTGATCGGCGACGCGGCCGACGGCGGCGACCTGCTCGCGCTGCGGCGCCGGGCGGCACAGTTCAAGGCGGCGTGCGCGTGA
- the dgoD gene encoding galactonate dehydratase, which produces MKITRIETFMAPPRWMFVRAETDEGVVGWGEPVVEGRAEPVRAAVEVLSEYLVGQDPMRIEDHWQVMTKGGFYRGGPVLSSAVAGLDQALWDIKGKAYGKPVHQLLGGPVRDRIRAYAWVGGDEPHEIEDALLRQVEAGFTAVKMNGCGRMSPLATRSEVRDCLRRAETARAVLGDDRDFGLDFHGRVSPANARRILPLLAPYAPMFVEEPVLSEYMEAVPDLVNASSIPLALGERLFSRREFLAPLQAGVAILQPDISHAGGISELRRIASLAEVYGAQIAPHCPLGPVALAASLQVAFTTPNFLIQEQSIGIHYNQGAELLDYVTDPEPFRFDAGSLVRTERPGLGVEVDEAAVRAADKKGHAWRNPVWRHEDGSFAEW; this is translated from the coding sequence GTGAAGATCACCCGCATCGAGACGTTCATGGCCCCGCCGCGCTGGATGTTCGTCCGCGCAGAAACCGACGAAGGCGTCGTCGGCTGGGGCGAACCCGTGGTCGAAGGGCGCGCCGAGCCGGTGCGCGCGGCCGTGGAGGTGTTGTCCGAGTACCTCGTCGGCCAGGACCCGATGCGGATCGAGGACCACTGGCAGGTCATGACCAAGGGCGGCTTCTACCGCGGCGGCCCCGTGCTGTCCTCCGCAGTCGCCGGGCTCGACCAGGCGCTGTGGGACATCAAGGGCAAGGCGTACGGGAAGCCCGTGCACCAGCTCCTCGGCGGGCCGGTCCGCGACCGGATCCGCGCCTACGCCTGGGTCGGAGGCGACGAGCCGCACGAGATCGAGGACGCGCTGCTCCGGCAGGTCGAGGCGGGCTTCACGGCCGTCAAGATGAACGGCTGCGGCCGCATGAGCCCCCTCGCGACCCGCTCCGAGGTCCGCGACTGCCTCCGGCGCGCCGAGACCGCCCGCGCGGTCCTCGGCGACGACCGCGACTTCGGGCTCGACTTCCACGGCCGGGTCTCCCCCGCCAACGCCCGCCGGATCCTGCCCCTGCTGGCCCCCTATGCCCCGATGTTCGTCGAGGAGCCGGTCCTCTCCGAGTACATGGAGGCCGTCCCCGATCTGGTGAACGCCTCCAGCATCCCCCTCGCACTCGGCGAACGGCTCTTCTCCCGACGGGAGTTCCTCGCCCCCCTGCAAGCCGGCGTGGCGATCCTGCAGCCCGACATCTCGCACGCCGGCGGCATCTCGGAACTGCGCCGCATCGCCTCCCTCGCCGAGGTCTACGGAGCCCAGATCGCGCCGCACTGCCCGCTGGGGCCGGTCGCCCTGGCGGCCAGCCTCCAAGTGGCCTTCACCACCCCGAACTTCCTCATCCAGGAACAGTCCATCGGCATCCACTACAACCAGGGCGCCGAGCTCCTCGACTACGTCACCGACCCCGAGCCGTTCCGCTTCGACGCGGGCTCCCTGGTCCGCACCGAGCGGCCGGGACTCGGCGTCGAGGTCGACGAGGCGGCCGTCCGCGCCGCGGACAAGAAGGGCCATGCCTGGCGCAACCCGGTGTGGCGCCACGAAGACGGCTCTTTCGCCGAGTGGTGA
- a CDS encoding FadR/GntR family transcriptional regulator yields the protein MHSSTSTSGGGRSSEAAYAGRGVHKAAVEELARRIFDGTYDEGATLDLPLLMEELDVSQTVLREAIKVLMAKGLVDARQKRGTFVRPRTDWNLFDADVLRWKLAAGAPACFFSDLLELRRSIEPAAAALAAVRATEQDLAALDAALTAMAASDSDPVLHVRADASFHLALLTASHNLFFAQMYRVIIPALVERDRAVHKGDFENPHAIHRAVVDQVRAGNPDGAHRAVLDLLDMAQRDHP from the coding sequence ATGCACAGCAGCACCAGCACCAGTGGCGGTGGCAGGAGCAGCGAGGCCGCGTACGCCGGCCGCGGGGTCCACAAGGCGGCGGTGGAAGAGCTGGCCCGCCGGATCTTCGACGGCACGTACGACGAGGGGGCCACCCTCGACCTCCCCCTCCTGATGGAGGAGCTCGACGTCAGCCAGACGGTGCTCCGTGAAGCCATCAAGGTGCTCATGGCCAAGGGGCTGGTCGACGCCCGGCAGAAGCGCGGCACCTTCGTGCGCCCGCGCACCGACTGGAACCTCTTCGACGCCGACGTGCTGCGCTGGAAGCTCGCGGCCGGCGCGCCCGCCTGCTTCTTCTCCGACCTGCTCGAACTGCGCCGCTCGATCGAGCCGGCCGCCGCCGCGCTGGCCGCCGTACGGGCCACCGAGCAGGACCTGGCCGCACTGGACGCGGCGCTGACCGCGATGGCGGCGAGCGACTCCGACCCGGTGCTGCACGTGCGGGCGGACGCCTCGTTCCACCTGGCGCTGCTGACCGCCTCGCACAACCTGTTCTTCGCGCAGATGTACCGGGTGATCATCCCGGCCCTCGTGGAACGCGACCGCGCGGTGCACAAGGGGGACTTCGAGAACCCGCACGCGATCCACCGGGCCGTGGTCGACCAGGTCCGGGCCGGGAACCCGGACGGGGCGCACCGGGCCGTGCTCGACCTCCTCGACATGGCGCAGCGCGACCACCCGTAG
- a CDS encoding MFS transporter yields MSLSHDPAAATTRPGTGTGPSGLSSPSSPSGPSGLPRRRIGRYRSAILAVLFVMTAINYLDRSVLSIVAPDVSKDLGISPETMGWLFSGFAWTYALAQIPGGRLVDRFGPRIVYAWALIGWSVMTALGSLAKGFGFLFASRMGLGLFEAPAFPCNGRVAASWFPRAERGRAVAVYTSGPSEGGGASASAWPSR; encoded by the coding sequence ATGTCCCTCAGCCACGACCCGGCCGCCGCGACCACGCGGCCGGGCACCGGCACCGGCCCCTCCGGTCTCTCCAGCCCCTCCAGCCCCTCCGGCCCCTCCGGCCTGCCGAGGCGCAGGATCGGCAGGTACCGCTCCGCGATCCTCGCCGTGCTCTTCGTCATGACCGCCATCAACTACCTGGACCGCAGCGTCCTGTCGATCGTGGCGCCGGACGTCTCCAAGGACCTCGGCATCTCGCCCGAGACGATGGGCTGGCTCTTCTCCGGCTTCGCCTGGACCTACGCCCTCGCCCAGATCCCCGGCGGCCGCCTCGTCGACAGGTTCGGCCCGCGCATCGTCTACGCCTGGGCGCTGATCGGCTGGTCGGTCATGACCGCCCTCGGCTCGCTCGCCAAGGGCTTCGGCTTCCTCTTCGCCAGCCGCATGGGCCTCGGCCTCTTCGAGGCCCCCGCCTTCCCCTGCAACGGGCGCGTCGCCGCCTCCTGGTTCCCGCGCGCGGAACGCGGCCGGGCGGTCGCCGTCTACACCTCGGGGCCGTCTGAAGGAGGAGGGGCATCGGCCTCGGCGTGGCCTTCCCGCTGA
- a CDS encoding MFS transporter: MAFPLIAWMAATLGWRHVFWILGGVGIAWALVWTKVIRNRPEQHPRVGEYELVHITEDEATADSSAQSREKGAFRRDMGFLLRQRRIWGVFLGQFAIASTLYFFLTWFPTYLTNERGLSLDKGGLTGALPFVAANYVTSNAAMIAIMCVAFFANGLASFSWVLVTEIAPERMLGVAGGVFNVFGNLAGIVVPIVIGYMIGGGDGSFALPLMLIAGITIGGALSFLFLVDKVERIEA; the protein is encoded by the coding sequence GTGGCCTTCCCGCTGATCGCGTGGATGGCCGCCACCCTCGGCTGGCGCCACGTGTTCTGGATCCTCGGCGGCGTGGGCATCGCCTGGGCGCTGGTGTGGACGAAGGTCATCCGCAACCGCCCCGAACAGCACCCCAGGGTCGGGGAGTACGAGCTCGTCCACATCACCGAGGACGAGGCCACCGCCGACAGCTCCGCGCAGAGCCGGGAGAAGGGCGCCTTCCGCCGGGACATGGGCTTCCTGCTGCGGCAGCGCCGCATCTGGGGCGTGTTCCTCGGCCAGTTCGCCATCGCCTCGACGCTGTACTTCTTCCTGACCTGGTTCCCGACCTACCTCACCAACGAGCGCGGTCTGAGCCTCGACAAGGGCGGCCTGACCGGAGCCCTGCCCTTCGTCGCCGCCAACTACGTCACCTCGAACGCCGCGATGATCGCCATCATGTGCGTGGCCTTCTTCGCCAACGGCCTCGCGTCGTTCTCCTGGGTCCTGGTCACCGAGATCGCCCCGGAGCGGATGCTCGGCGTGGCCGGCGGGGTCTTCAACGTCTTCGGCAACCTCGCCGGCATCGTCGTCCCGATCGTCATCGGCTACATGATCGGCGGCGGCGACGGCTCCTTCGCCCTCCCGCTGATGCTGATCGCCGGCATCACGATCGGCGGCGCCCTGTCCTTCCTCTTCCTCGTGGACAAGGTCGAACGCATCGAGGCGTAG
- a CDS encoding DUF4383 domain-containing protein, which yields MMRPVNASLDEHLPSDHRLSKVYRIGAGLTGLLLVAFGILGLIDRIGFFDTGGDTVLALNTNGALSVLSICIGLLLFIGMVIGGTFASTLNIVLGVLFIASGFVNLALLDTGMNFLAFHIPNVLFSFVVGVMLMWFGMYGRVGSALPHDNPYWRARHPEQAAREQRARTSASASGRPPVGRPA from the coding sequence ATGATGCGTCCCGTGAACGCGAGCCTCGACGAGCACCTGCCCAGCGATCACCGGCTCAGCAAGGTCTACCGGATCGGCGCCGGGCTGACCGGACTGCTGCTGGTGGCCTTCGGGATCCTCGGGCTCATCGACCGGATCGGGTTCTTCGACACCGGCGGGGACACCGTGCTCGCGCTGAACACCAACGGCGCGCTGAGCGTGCTGTCGATCTGCATCGGGCTGTTGCTGTTCATCGGGATGGTCATCGGCGGCACCTTCGCCTCGACGCTCAACATCGTGCTGGGCGTGCTGTTCATCGCGAGCGGGTTCGTGAACCTCGCGCTGCTCGACACCGGGATGAACTTCCTGGCCTTCCACATCCCCAACGTGCTGTTCAGCTTCGTGGTCGGCGTGATGCTGATGTGGTTCGGGATGTACGGGCGGGTGGGCAGCGCCCTGCCGCACGACAACCCGTACTGGCGCGCCCGCCACCCCGAGCAGGCGGCTCGGGAGCAGCGGGCACGTACGAGCGCGAGCGCGAGCGGGAGGCCGCCTGTCGGCAGGCCTGCGTAG
- a CDS encoding DUF2277 domain-containing protein, which translates to MCRSIKTLRPPAIPEKATEEEIRAAALQFVRKVSGFRAPAAHNQEVFDAAVDAVAEATRELLDGLHVRGAGAAVAG; encoded by the coding sequence ATGTGCCGATCGATCAAGACGTTGCGTCCGCCCGCCATTCCGGAGAAGGCGACCGAGGAGGAGATCCGGGCCGCCGCCCTGCAGTTCGTGCGGAAGGTGTCCGGCTTCAGGGCGCCGGCCGCGCACAACCAGGAGGTCTTCGACGCCGCCGTCGACGCGGTCGCGGAGGCGACGAGGGAGCTGCTGGACGGGCTTCATGTCAGGGGGGCGGGGGCGGCCGTGGCCGGGTGA
- a CDS encoding universal stress protein, whose protein sequence is MDQSPRPVVAAVDGSANGNRALEWAISQALMASAPLRIVHARLYMNTIGAALSGAFTEPGLDDDPVLIRVREALDGRAGLPPIEYASHPGAPDQVLPRLGEDAQVMVLGSRGRGGFASLLLGSNGIACASQAACPVVVVPRAEPPLHDPYGQVVLGLNSAAPDASTTSFAFREAARRGARLQVVVAHAWPGRTFTAAGAIATAAHEETANAHEVTALAAAHLRPYAEQYPEVEIEQLSAPGDAAGHLVAASQAADLIVIGRHRKRPLSPRLGSVTNAVLLHTACPVAVVPLEETAVPAAA, encoded by the coding sequence ATGGACCAGAGCCCGCGCCCCGTAGTCGCCGCCGTAGACGGCTCCGCGAACGGCAACCGGGCCCTGGAATGGGCCATCTCCCAGGCCCTGATGGCCTCCGCCCCGCTGCGCATCGTGCACGCCCGCCTCTACATGAACACCATCGGCGCAGCCCTGTCCGGCGCCTTCACCGAGCCGGGCCTCGATGACGACCCCGTACTGATCCGGGTCCGCGAGGCACTCGACGGCCGCGCCGGCCTCCCCCCGATCGAGTACGCCTCGCACCCGGGCGCCCCCGACCAGGTGCTGCCCCGGCTGGGCGAGGACGCCCAGGTGATGGTCCTCGGCTCACGCGGCCGCGGCGGCTTCGCCAGCCTGCTCCTCGGCTCGAACGGCATCGCCTGCGCGAGCCAGGCCGCCTGCCCCGTGGTGGTCGTCCCGCGCGCCGAGCCGCCCCTGCACGACCCGTACGGGCAGGTCGTACTCGGCCTCAACAGCGCGGCCCCCGACGCGAGCACCACCTCCTTCGCGTTCCGCGAGGCGGCCCGGCGCGGGGCCCGGCTCCAGGTCGTCGTCGCGCACGCCTGGCCGGGCCGGACCTTCACCGCCGCCGGCGCCATCGCCACGGCCGCGCACGAGGAGACCGCCAACGCCCACGAGGTCACGGCCCTGGCCGCCGCGCACCTGCGCCCGTACGCCGAGCAGTACCCGGAGGTGGAGATCGAGCAGCTGTCGGCGCCCGGCGACGCGGCCGGCCACCTGGTCGCCGCCTCCCAGGCCGCGGACCTGATCGTCATCGGCCGCCACCGCAAGCGCCCGCTCTCCCCGCGTCTGGGCTCCGTCACCAACGCGGTACTGCTCCACACCGCCTGCCCGGTCGCGGTGGTCCCCCTGGAAGAGACCGCCGTCCCGGCAGCCGCCTGA
- a CDS encoding DedA family protein — MLETLGSMTSSPWIYALVALSILLDVFLPVLPSGVLVVTAAAAAAAAAGAAGPVPVQSQVPDILALLVTAVTASVLGDMAAYRLARRGGARLDRAIARSRRLTRAHERLGTALARGGGALVVIARFAPAGRSVVSLGAGKTHRKVREFLPWSVLAAIAWAGYSIALGYFGTQWLGTTWLGTAISLLALFAAGSLAAFVVRRPTPTPTA, encoded by the coding sequence TTGCTTGAGACTCTGGGCTCGATGACTTCGAGCCCGTGGATCTACGCCCTCGTGGCGCTGTCCATCCTGCTCGACGTGTTCCTCCCGGTGCTGCCGAGCGGGGTGCTCGTGGTCACCGCTGCGGCGGCTGCCGCTGCGGCAGCCGGGGCGGCGGGACCCGTACCCGTGCAGTCCCAGGTGCCGGACATCCTCGCGCTGCTGGTGACGGCCGTCACCGCCTCGGTACTGGGTGACATGGCCGCGTACCGGCTGGCCCGCCGGGGCGGGGCCCGCCTCGACCGCGCCATCGCCCGCTCGCGCCGGCTCACCCGGGCCCACGAGCGCCTCGGCACCGCCCTCGCGCGCGGCGGCGGCGCCCTGGTGGTGATCGCCCGCTTCGCCCCGGCCGGCCGCTCGGTGGTCTCCCTCGGCGCGGGCAAGACCCACCGCAAGGTCCGGGAGTTCCTGCCCTGGTCGGTCCTGGCCGCGATCGCCTGGGCCGGCTACAGCATCGCCCTCGGCTACTTCGGCACCCAGTGGCTGGGCACCACCTGGCTCGGCACCGCGATCTCCCTGCTCGCCCTCTTCGCAGCAGGCTCCCTGGCAGCCTTCGTAGTCCGCCGCCCCACCCCCACCCCCACCGCCTGA
- a CDS encoding alkaline phosphatase D family protein: MGALRLGPLLRHVDWDAGDAATLWIEADRPCTAEVRCADGSGGSVHTFQIAGHHYALITVTGLTPDSTTAYEVLLDGLRVWPLPDSPFPASTITTPPAGRRGSTNGPDLRLTFGSCRQAAPPADRRGPHGPDALDTLAADLAADPEAVRPDVLLLLGDQVYADQLSRSTRQWLAARRDLREAPGAQVADFEEYTRLYYESWLDPEIRWLLSTVPSLHMFDDHDVIDDWNTSAAWLAEMRATPWWQERVVSGLMTYWVYQHLGNLSPAELAADPVFEAVRATPDGTDALRAFATSADADPTTVRWSYRRDFGRSRLLMVDTRAARVLAEDARAMLDPAEQQWLRENALDGHGAYDHLLIGSSLPWLMPPLVHDAEVWNAALCRGERGPRWARIGEDMRRRSDLEHWAAFPASFAMLSDLIEEVGTGPRAPATVCVLSGDVHHAYVAEPRIPSTAQVFQLTCSPVHNSIHTAVKWGFRLGWSRLGRWLGRGFSRHGRTGRPPLSWRRTGGPFFGNQLMTLALSGRSARLRLDQARKGPRLVTVLDRDLTPPS; the protein is encoded by the coding sequence ATGGGGGCATTGCGCCTGGGACCACTGCTGCGCCACGTCGACTGGGACGCGGGCGACGCCGCCACGCTGTGGATCGAGGCGGACCGCCCGTGCACCGCCGAGGTGCGGTGCGCCGACGGTTCCGGCGGGAGCGTCCACACCTTCCAGATAGCCGGCCACCACTACGCCCTGATCACCGTCACCGGCCTCACCCCGGACTCCACCACGGCCTACGAGGTCCTCCTCGACGGTCTCCGGGTCTGGCCGCTGCCCGACAGCCCGTTCCCTGCGAGCACCATCACCACCCCGCCCGCGGGACGGCGCGGCTCCACGAACGGGCCCGACCTGCGCCTGACCTTCGGCTCCTGCCGCCAGGCCGCCCCGCCGGCCGACCGGCGCGGACCGCACGGCCCCGACGCGCTCGACACCCTCGCCGCCGATCTGGCCGCCGACCCGGAGGCGGTGCGGCCCGACGTCCTGCTCCTCCTCGGCGACCAGGTGTACGCGGACCAGCTCTCCCGCTCCACCCGCCAGTGGCTGGCGGCCCGGCGGGACCTCCGCGAGGCCCCCGGCGCCCAGGTCGCGGACTTCGAGGAGTACACCCGGCTCTACTACGAGTCCTGGCTCGATCCGGAGATCCGCTGGCTGCTCTCCACCGTCCCCAGCCTGCACATGTTCGACGACCACGACGTCATCGACGACTGGAACACCAGCGCCGCGTGGCTGGCGGAGATGCGCGCCACCCCGTGGTGGCAGGAGCGGGTGGTCAGCGGCCTCATGACGTACTGGGTGTACCAGCACCTCGGCAACCTCTCCCCCGCCGAGCTGGCGGCCGACCCCGTGTTCGAGGCGGTACGGGCGACCCCCGACGGCACCGACGCGCTACGGGCCTTCGCCACCTCGGCGGACGCCGACCCGACCACGGTGCGCTGGAGCTACCGCCGCGACTTCGGCCGGTCCCGGCTGCTGATGGTGGACACCCGGGCGGCCCGGGTGCTCGCCGAGGACGCGCGGGCCATGCTGGACCCGGCGGAGCAGCAGTGGCTCCGCGAGAACGCCCTGGACGGGCACGGGGCGTACGACCACCTCCTCATCGGCTCGTCCCTGCCCTGGCTGATGCCGCCGCTCGTGCACGACGCGGAGGTGTGGAACGCCGCGCTGTGCCGCGGGGAGCGGGGCCCGAGGTGGGCCCGGATCGGGGAGGACATGCGCCGGCGGAGCGACCTGGAGCACTGGGCGGCGTTCCCGGCCTCGTTCGCGATGCTCAGCGACCTGATCGAGGAGGTGGGCACGGGCCCGCGGGCGCCGGCGACGGTGTGCGTGCTCTCGGGAGACGTGCACCACGCATACGTGGCCGAGCCCCGAATACCCAGCACGGCGCAGGTGTTCCAGCTGACGTGCTCCCCGGTCCACAACTCCATCCACACGGCCGTGAAATGGGGCTTCAGGTTGGGCTGGTCACGGCTCGGCCGGTGGCTGGGCCGCGGCTTCTCCCGGCACGGCCGGACGGGCCGGCCCCCGCTGAGCTGGCGGCGTACGGGCGGCCCGTTCTTCGGCAACCAGCTCATGACGCTCGCGCTGTCGGGGCGCTCGGCGCGGCTGCGCCTGGACCAGGCCCGCAAGGGCCCCCGCCTGGTGACGGTCCTGGACCGCGACCTCACGCCGCCGAGCTGA